A section of the Cottoperca gobio chromosome 17, fCotGob3.1, whole genome shotgun sequence genome encodes:
- the aldh9a1b gene encoding 4-trimethylaminobutyraldehyde dehydrogenase B yields the protein MLHRLAASLRRPAAAPFAATVRCISSGSVNISVPLNFWAGKRWSSQEKCNIEKVYEPATGRVLCHLEPCGASEVNQAVKAAKSAFGHWSKMSGMERARIMIEAAHIIESRREEIAEIEVVNNGKSITEARLDVDSARLCIEYFAGLASTLAGQHVQLPGGSFAYTRREPLGVCVGIGAWNYPFQIAAWKSAPALACGNSMVFKPSPVTPVTAVMLAEIYAKAGAPEGLLNVVQGGQETGSLLCHHPDVAKVSFTGSVSTGKKIMEMASKGVKPVTLELGGKSPLLIFQDSDLENAVRGALMANFLSQGQVCSNGTRVFVQKDILPTFVEEVVKRTCAIEIGDPLLESTRMGALVSQSHLEKVLSFVDQAKKEGAAVLCGGEPFVPSDPKLRGGYYMTPCVLGDCTDEMTSVKEEIFGPVMSVLSFETEEEVLLRANDTTMGLAAGVFTRDVKRAHRVVEHLKAGSCFINNYNITPVEVPFGGFKMSGIGRENGQVTVEHYSQLKSVYVEMGDVDSLF from the exons ATGCTTCACAGGCTCGCTGCGTCCCTGCGGCGGCCCGCTGCTGCTCCCTTCGCAGCCACGGTACGATGCATCTCCTCGGGCTCAGTGAACATCTCGGTCCCGCTGAACTTCTGGGCTGGGAAACGATGGTCGAGTCAAGAGAAATGCAACATAGAAAAAGTTTACGAACCTGCAACAG GGCGAGTCCTGTGCCATTTGGAGCCGTGTGGTGCTAGTGAAGTCAATCAGGCGGTGAAGGCTGCCAAGTCGGCCTTTGGCCATTGGAGCAAAATGTCTGGGATGGAGAGGGCGAGGATCATGATAGAAGCTGCCCATATCATTGAG agcaggagagaggagatagctGAAATTGAGGTGGTCAACAATGGGAAGTCCATCACAGAGGCCCGTCTGGATGTGGACTCTGCCCGACTGTGTATAGAGTACTTTGCAGGGCTGGCCAGCACTCTGGCAG GCCAACATGTTCAGTTGCCTGGAGGATCCTTTGCCTACACACGCAGGGAGCCTCTGGGAGTCTGCGTCGGCATCGGTGCCTGGAATTATCCTTTCCAGATAGCTGCATGGAAATCAGCTCCAGCCCTGGCCTGTG GCAACTCCATGGTGTTCAAGCCATCACCGGTGACGCCTGTGACAGCGGTCATGCTGGCAGAGATCTACGCCAAGGCTGGAGCTCCAGAGGGGCTGCTCAACGTGGTGCAGGGCGGCCAGGAGACGGGCAGCTTACTCTGCCACCACCCCGACGTCGCTAAGGTGTCCTTCACTGGGAGTGTGTCCACAGGCAAGAAG ATTATGGAGATGGCATCCAAGGGGGTGAAGCCCGTGACTCTTGAGCTCGGGGGGAAATCTCCTCTGCTCATCTTTCAGGACAGCGATCTGGAGAACGCTGTAAGGGGAGCTCTCATGGCCAACTTCCTGTCTCAAGGCCAG GTCTGCAGCAACGGTACAAGGGTGTTTGTCCAGAAGGATATTCTGCCCACGTTTGTGGAGGAGGTGGTGAAGAGGACGTGTGCGATCGAGATAGGAGATCCACTATTGGAGAGCACACGAATGGGAGCACTGGTCAGCCAGTCACACCTGGAGAAAGTCTTGTCCTTTGTTGATCAGGCAAAGAAAGAA GGAGCTGCAGTGCTGTGCGGAGGCGAACCTTTTGTCCCATCAGATCCTAAACTCAGAGGTGGATACTACATGACTCCATGTGTGTTGG GTGACTGCACAGATGAGATGACCAGTGTGAAGGAGGAGATCTTCGGTCCCGTcatgtctgtgttgtcttttgAAACCGAAGAGGAAGTTCTGCTGAGAGCCAACGACACCACCATGGGTCTTGCTGCAGGAGTTTTCACCAG AGATGTGAAGCGAGCCCATCGTGTGGTGGAACACCTCAAGGCTGGTTCTTGTTTCATCAACAACTACAATATCACTCCTGTGGAGGTGCCCTTCGGAGGCTTCAAAATGTCAG GCATAGGGCGGGAGAACGGCCAGGTGACAGTTGAACACTACTCTCAGCTGAAGAGCGTGTATGTGGAGATGGGAGATGTGGACAGCCTCTTCTAG
- the zte38 gene encoding zebrafish testis-expressed 38 isoform X1 encodes MAAGKMCIRNSKEETAEKWTGLFLNDLKTEQESVVFVKRMIAVAISSITYLRGIFPEDAYRSRYLEDLCIKVLRDDSNTPGSSKVVKWMMGCFDALEKQYLQIVFIGVYTNQDEPNCLIESYQFKFKYTEKGPEMDICRNNDVEMQVTLEDTKRASVLLIRKLFVLMQTLDALPNNVYLTMKLYYYDDITPADYQPPGFKEGECDSLWFEGMAVHFQVGEVQTAFHTLTVRVCLEKNRLEKLQEGTQLRETNPTEKETSKEPRKNTYDEDDLPSENESAAQFKKPKRPMAKRNAAARNLSRKKRRT; translated from the exons atgGCAGCTGGGAAGATGTGTATAAGGAACAGCAAGGAGGAAACTGCTGAG aaGTGGACAGGGTTATTCTTGAATGACTTGAAAACAGAACAGGAGTCCGTCGTCTTCGTCAAGAGGATGATTGCGGTGGCAATCTCCTCCATCACCTACCTCAGAGGGATTTTTCCAGAGGACGCCTACAGGTCCAGATATCTGGAAG ATTTGTGCATCAAAGTTTTGCGTGACGACAGCAACACCCCTGGTAGCAGCAAAGTTGTAAAATG GATGATGGGTTGCTTTGATGCATTAGAGAAGCAGTAT CTTCAGATTGTATTCATTGGG GTGTATACCAATCAAGATGAACCTAAT TGCCTTATTGAGTCGTACCAGTTCAAATTTAAATACACTGAGAAGGGGCCAGAGATGGACATATGCAG GAACAACGATGTGGAGATGCAGGTGACATTAGAGGACACCAAGAGAGCCTCAGTGCTTCTCATTAGGAAGCTCTTCGTGCTCATGCAGACCCTGGATGCCCTCCCCAACAACGTCTACCTCACCATGAAGCTCTACTATTATGATGACA TCACCCCGGCCGACTACCAACCACCAGGCTTCAAGGAGGGCGAATGTGACAGCCTCTGGTTTGAAGGCATGGCTGTGCACTTCCAAGTGGGCGAGGTGCAGACGGCTTTCCACACCTTGACAGTGCGCGTGTGTTTGGAAAAAAACCGGCTGGAGAAGCTTCAAGAAGGGACCCAATTGAGAGAGACAAATCCTACAGAGAAGGAAACCAGCAAG GAGCCTCGTAAGAACACATACGACGAAGACGATCTACCTTCTGAAAATG AGTCTGCTGCACAGTTCAAGAAACCCAAAAGACCCATGGCAAAG AGAAATGCAGCTGCCAGAAATCTGtcaaggaagaaaagaagaacttAA
- the czib gene encoding CXXC motif containing zinc binding protein, translating into MVKFGLQFKATLENVTNVKPLGDDFRWFLKLKCGNCGEIPDKWQYVTLEESVPLKGGRSSASMVQKCKLCSRENSIDILGDTIKPYNAEDSERFKTMVQFECRGLEPIDFQPQAGFAAQGEESGTQFPEVNLLEKDWTDYDEKVRESVGIYEVTHKFIKC; encoded by the exons ATGGTG AAGTTTGGGCTCCAGTTCAAAGCCACATTGGAAAATGTCACCAATGTGAAACCATTGGGCGACGACTTCCGCTGGTTTCTGAAG CTGAAGTGTGGAAACTGTGGAGAGATCCCAGATAAATGGCAGTATGTAACTCTAGAG GAGAGTGTGCCACtaaaaggaggaagaagcagTGCCAGTATGGTGCAGAAGTGTAAACTTTGTTCCAGGGAAAATTCAATTG ATATCCTGGGAGACACAATCAAACCTTACAAT GCAGAGGACAGCGAAAGATTCAAGACGATGGTGCAGTTTGAGTGTCGAGGTCTGGAGCCCATTGACTTCCAACCTCAA GCTGGCTTTGCCGCACAAGGAGAAGAGTCTGGAACACAGTTTCCTGAAGTCAACCTGCTAGAAAAA GACTGGACAGACTACGACGAGAAGGTCAGGGAGTCAGTGGGAATATATGAGGTCACACACAAGTTCATCAAGTGCTGA
- the zte38 gene encoding zebrafish testis-expressed 38 isoform X2 — MFSDEKKWTGLFLNDLKTEQESVVFVKRMIAVAISSITYLRGIFPEDAYRSRYLEDLCIKVLRDDSNTPGSSKVVKWMMGCFDALEKQYLQIVFIGVYTNQDEPNCLIESYQFKFKYTEKGPEMDICRNNDVEMQVTLEDTKRASVLLIRKLFVLMQTLDALPNNVYLTMKLYYYDDITPADYQPPGFKEGECDSLWFEGMAVHFQVGEVQTAFHTLTVRVCLEKNRLEKLQEGTQLRETNPTEKETSKEPRKNTYDEDDLPSENESAAQFKKPKRPMAKRNAAARNLSRKKRRT, encoded by the exons ATGTTTTCTGATGAAAAG aaGTGGACAGGGTTATTCTTGAATGACTTGAAAACAGAACAGGAGTCCGTCGTCTTCGTCAAGAGGATGATTGCGGTGGCAATCTCCTCCATCACCTACCTCAGAGGGATTTTTCCAGAGGACGCCTACAGGTCCAGATATCTGGAAG ATTTGTGCATCAAAGTTTTGCGTGACGACAGCAACACCCCTGGTAGCAGCAAAGTTGTAAAATG GATGATGGGTTGCTTTGATGCATTAGAGAAGCAGTAT CTTCAGATTGTATTCATTGGG GTGTATACCAATCAAGATGAACCTAAT TGCCTTATTGAGTCGTACCAGTTCAAATTTAAATACACTGAGAAGGGGCCAGAGATGGACATATGCAG GAACAACGATGTGGAGATGCAGGTGACATTAGAGGACACCAAGAGAGCCTCAGTGCTTCTCATTAGGAAGCTCTTCGTGCTCATGCAGACCCTGGATGCCCTCCCCAACAACGTCTACCTCACCATGAAGCTCTACTATTATGATGACA TCACCCCGGCCGACTACCAACCACCAGGCTTCAAGGAGGGCGAATGTGACAGCCTCTGGTTTGAAGGCATGGCTGTGCACTTCCAAGTGGGCGAGGTGCAGACGGCTTTCCACACCTTGACAGTGCGCGTGTGTTTGGAAAAAAACCGGCTGGAGAAGCTTCAAGAAGGGACCCAATTGAGAGAGACAAATCCTACAGAGAAGGAAACCAGCAAG GAGCCTCGTAAGAACACATACGACGAAGACGATCTACCTTCTGAAAATG AGTCTGCTGCACAGTTCAAGAAACCCAAAAGACCCATGGCAAAG AGAAATGCAGCTGCCAGAAATCTGtcaaggaagaaaagaagaacttAA
- the uck2b gene encoding uridine-cytidine kinase 2-B, producing the protein MAGDSETHLRDRGENTDIIRQPFLIGVSGGTASGKSSVCEKIMELLGQNKIDHHQRQVAILSQDSFYKVLTPEQKAKALKGQFNFDHPDAFDNELIMQTLRQILQGETVQIPVYDFFTHSRKEEFITVYPADVVLFEGILMFYSQEIRDLFQMKLFVDTDPDTRLSRRVLRDISERGRELEQVLAQYITFVKPAFEEFCLPTKKYADVIIPRGADNLVAINLIVQHIQDIMNGGLSKRHNGCTNGHSTPRQQRTSESSSRPH; encoded by the exons ATGGCCGGGGACAGTGAAACACATCTAAGGGACCGTGGCGAGAACACCGACATTATCCGACAACCTTTTCTCATCGGTGTGTCTGGAGGCACCGCCAGTGGCAAG TCATCGGTATGTGAAAAGATCATGGAGCTGCTGGGCCAGAACAAGATCGACCACCACCAGCGGCAGGTGGCGATCCTCAGCCAGGACAGCTTCTACAAGGTGCTAACCCCGGAGCAGAAGGCAAAAGCACTTAAGGGCCAGTTCAACTTTGATCACCCAG ATGCCTTTGACAATGAGCTGATAATGCAAACACTCAGGCAGATCCTGCAGGGGGAGACGGTCCAGATCCCAGTTTATGACTTTTTTACTCATTCCAG GAAAGAGGAGTTTATTACGGTGTATCCGGCTGATGTGGTGCTGTTTGAGGGCATCCTCATGTTCTACTCACAGGAGATCAGAGATCTGTTCCAGATGAAGCTGTTTGTCGATACTGATCCAGACACGCGGCTCTCTCGCAGAG TTCTTAGAGACATCAGTGAGCGTGGTAGAGAGCTGGAGCAGGTGCTGGCTCAGTACATCACTTTTGTGAAACCAGCCTTTGAGGAGTTCTGTTTACCA ACCAAGAAGTATGCAGATGTGATTATTCCACGAGGAGCTGATAACCTTG TTGCCATCAACTTGATAGTACAGCACATCCAAGACATTATGAACGGCGGACTAAGCAAGCGCCACAACGGCTGCACAAACGGCCACAGTACTCCGCGTCAGCAGCGGACATCCGAGTCAAGCAGCCGACCTCATTGA